The region TCTGCTGAAGAAATGAAACACATAGTTTCCTGCTTCAACAATGCTGCTGTCAGCTTTGGCTtacaattaatataaaaaagaCAAAATGTTTGTTTCAACCTGCTCCAGGAGCAGAAACAACAGCTGATGATATTTTTGTTTCTAAAACCAAAGCTCGTTTGCATGAGACAATGTGATGGCCAGGCATGCCAATGAGATAGAGCAAATGATGGCAGGCTGTGACGTCTCTGCTTGTTACCATCACTAGCAACATAAAGAGCCTCTGAGTTCTACACCTTACCACAGTTGCCGTGGGAATGGATGGCAGCGGATCTCTTTGAACTGCAAAGCGACCATTATTTGTTAGTAGTTGACTACTACTCATGTTTCCAGAAGTCAGAAAACTGTCAAGGATGTCAAGTAAATGTCATCCAGGCCTTCAAAGAAATTTTTTCTTGTCATGAAATTCCGGTAGAAGTATTCAGCTATAGTCGCCCTAAGTTTGTCCGTACGGAGTTTCAGAAATTTGCTGCCACGCATGGATTTCATCACAGAGCGTCATCGCCTTTACACCCCAACGTAATGGATTAGTTGAGTGTAGTGTTCAAACAATCAAGAGTTTGATGACAAAGGCCAAGTCTTCGGGAGGAGACTTCTATCTTGCTCTGTTGGCATATCGAACAGCTCCACATGAAACAACTCTCGTCTGTCAGCCATCGATTTGCGTAAGTTTGTCCGCAGAGGTTGTGAtcgcctgtgtctgtgtgactcTCATGTTCGGATCTGGCTCTGTCTCAACCTTCTGAGCTATGCGATGTTCAGTGATGTCAAGGTCGGCGGCCAGTTCGGTCTTGACTCACTTATCTACATTTTCTTATCTTGGTAGTGTCATCTCTGATGATTGCACCGTAAATAATGACATTGCTACACGcttgcaaaaagcaaacagatcaTATGGTGCACTTCAAAAGGGGCTGTGGAGTTAAAGAGGTATCAAAGTAAAACTAAAATCAAAGTATACAAGGCAGTCATTCTTACAACTCTTTTATATGGGTCACAATCATGGACGCTTTACAggagaaacattaaagaacTTGAAAAAATTCCATCTTCGTAGTCTGCGTCGTATCTTGAAAATTCATTGGAGTGAAAGAGTGTCAAAAGTGAGGTTCTGAAATGATCTGGTATGACAGGAATTGAATGTatgataacaaaacaacaactacaatggGTCGAtcatgtcacaagaatgaatgacagAAGGCTACCAAAGCAAGTGTTCTATGGACAGTTGTTAAATACCAAGAGAAGAACTGGTGGCCAAAAACTTAGATATAAAGACATGTTGCGTCATCATCTGCAGAATGTGGGCATCAACCAGGACAATTGGGAGTCACTGGCGTCTGATCGTTTGGTTTGGAGGAAAAAGTGTCATCTGGTCTAAAGAAGTTTGAGGAtgagaaaataaaataattagaagAACGACTACACATACATCAGCAAATGGCACAAGTAGTAActacaagtcaatatgtatgcGCTATATATCATCGTGATTGTCATTCTCATATTGGTctctatgcacatgaacaagcacacaagcaatGGTCAAATTCTAATCAGtagagaagtcgtgaactcgTACACGAGTAGCGAAcaataaatgtgtgtgtgtgtgtgtgtgtgtgtgtgtgtgtgtgtgtgtgtgtgtgtgtgtgtgtgtgtgtatgtgtgtgtgtgtgtgtgtgtgtgtgtgtgtgtgtgtgtgtgtgtgtgtgtgtgtgtgtgtgtgtgtgtgtgtgtggtgtgatagctcaattggttagagagtcaccttatggagtgtttacatccaggaccttgaaaggtcacaagttcaagtcacaattATGAAGAAACTAACACgaatttgcttctctcgactcagaagtataaatgagtacctggtcattgactggggacctaagcggccatcagctgtgacatgacatcagccactggggtcctggtgagacttcgggtgctcacaccacagttggcttcacaagtcggtgctcctgcgagtgcctgacCCGGCTCCAAAGTTCCCGGAGAAGCGCACAGGggcagcttaacagctggggtgtgtgacctctgagaggcagctgcTGATGTTTAGGttaggtttgtgtgtgtgtgtgtgtgtgtgtgtgtgtgtgtgtgtgtgtgtgtttgtgtgtgtgtgtgtgtgtgtgtgtgtgtgtgtgcgcgtgtgtgtgtgtgtgtgtgtgtgtgtgtgtgtgtgtgtgtgtgtgtgtgtgtgtgtgtgtgtgtgtgtgtgtgtaaagaaAGCCTCTGTAAATAGAAGCTATGCAGCTACTGTAgtttaaaatttcaaactgATGAACCAAATCAACTTCTTTCATCCACATAGTAACTCACCGAGAGAGTTCAGTACACAAGAGTATGCAGTTCAACTACATTGATAAAACCATAAATGATAGAATGCCATTGGTTGCTCGTCAAAAGATAGAATCATCCTTGAATAACATAAAACTACTGtattgttcatttgtttgcatgtgattCCTAAAAgttctcttgttttgttttcATGTTGCCCATAGAGAACTGTACATGTTGTCAGTGCAAGGAAAAGTACTACTGTATTGCCAAATATAGGCAACCCAAACCATATTTCTTCACATTAACTGGCTTGTTATTGTATTACTTTGACAATGTTCTAAactgtttgtatatataagCAACTGGTATTTGGCTACACACCTGCTACGCATTGCTACGAGACCATTGAAACCATGCAACACCATGATAATGTAAGACAAGTACAACAAATGATGCCTATCATTTGTAATTGTAGACagtgcaacaacagcaattcTTACAGTGAAATTAGTTTGCATGCAgcaaatgttgttgttgtttaattCAAGCGTGTCTTTGTGTGGTTTCAATAAAATTGTAATCATTATGTCAAAACATGTCATATAAGTATGTTGCTACAAATATGTCATGTATTacaacaaaacatcaaaatcCCAAATCCTAACAACAGCACACCATAAGATGTCCCATAATTCAGTTATCTATCCTATGAACAAGGAGCAAGGTCCGCATTACATATGTTGATTGTCTCTAAATCCATTCTGGCACAAACGTCTTCCAAGATTTACTAGTATTTGCTGCATTCGGTCCTTTTTTAGACAAATGCCATACCATGCTGAAGCCTTAAAAAACTTATCAAAACTTCACTGCTAAACAGAGTCCACAGATCTATTTCAGAAGCAAGGAGACCCAACTGTTGCAGCTATTGCTTAGTGGAATATGTTCGACTTATTATGCAGCTTCTGCTTTAAATGTGTACTGATTCCAACTTTGATGACAACAGACATTATATCAAGTAGCCAGCTTGCATGACCTTCAAGGAAGGGTATACCACCTGTATGTCAACTGTCTATTTGCAAAAGTGGGCTTAAGAATGGGCATGACATGTGCTCCAGTTCAGACATGTCTTACTATATTACTGAGCCGTACAGTACTGtggtggagtgagtggtcgacGTGACCAAGCTCATCTATATGGCTCTGCTTGTGTTTCCAAAGACCAATGCGTGCTGTGCAGGAGCGACCACAAGCATCGCACAAGTGAAGTTGCCACTCTTAGAGAATGCAAGTCTTCCGTTCCTGCCTTCTTTGTTGGAGCACTTTCAGATGTTGGTCTTCAAAATGTTCTAAGGACTTTTGCAATAAGATGCAGAGATCTGTCTGATGCATATAGCATTCCCAGTTGGATACATCAATATTACAAGAGTTCAAACCGCAATTTCTGACCTCCTGCACTGTTCTAGAACcttccttcagctgaccaTAAAACACTGCCTTTAGGATTCTATCATCCTTCATTCGAAAGGAGACATACACAGTCATGAACGCATTTATAGAAATTCTAAGTTAAGATtttgttgtgtgactgttttaattaaactaagtCCACAAGTGGTGTGAGTCCATTGGCACCCCTCCATCAGTGAAATCGTATACTCGTCCCTGCTATAATTAGGATGCATGCATACTACACaactttgtattgtattgtagtcAGTTTGAAtccagcaaaacaaacagtgaaTACAACCAGTATAATTTGCAAATTCCCTTAATAAGTTAAGTTAACTAACATGTACTCTAAACTGCAAAGTCTAGCTATAGTCTAATAGCTAAAAAGCGTAATTAATTACCACTAGGCTAGGGTTTAGTACATCAATAATAGCGACACACCTTCTTATTCCTTCTACAGCTCCTGGTAGAAGAAGGTCTTCAACGTGCAACGTGCCACTCAAATCAACTAATACTGCTTTTACTGTTCTACGGATCATGCCGACACTATAACGCACGCTACATTGGACAACACTCTGCACCTCCGAGGTCAAGCCGCGCGTCGTTAACCACGTGCACGTCTACACGTGTGTGAAATGTCACCATGAAGTCTTCAAGGAGGAAAGCGAAACGAACGCACGGCGAACGAAGTAATTgtcaaaaatttattttaagcAGGTGGCGTAGAGAGCAAGAGCCAAACTACGAGCCGTTGACGACTGAGGCCTCAACAAAGCAACACGTGGCTGATCATGCACCAAGTTGGACAGAGCTGGACTCAGACGGGTTACGGACACCGACTGATTCGGATGCCAGTGAAGACCTGACACTGAGAGGCGGAGAACTTGAAAAAGTTTTGGCAATGGATTGCGAAATGGTGAGCGTAGGAGCTAGGAAGAGTGCCGTAGCTCGTTGTAGTGTAGTTGATTACTATGGCCGTGTGGTCTTCGACGAGTACATCAAacctgatgacgtcataacCGACTACAGAACGTTTGTTAGTGGAATTAGACCTAGGCATATGAGGTGTTCTATAACATATCAGGCTGCAAGGAAGAGGTTAGAAAGACTACTGAAAGGAGCTATTCTTGTCGGTCATTCTTTACACAATGACTTGAACTGTTTGAATCTTCGTCATCCAGTGGAGAGAGTGCGAGACATTGCCAAGTTTCCGGCTTTACATTTACATGCTGGATTTTTTCGGTTACCCTCACTGAAGAACCTCACCCAGTTGTATTTGCAAAGGCACATTCAAGAAGGAGAGCACTGTTCTATCGAGGATGCCACAGCAGCCATGGACTTGTATCGGCTTGTCAGAAACGAATGGGAATGTGGTATTAGCATAACGAACAGTAGTGCATTGCTAGAAGATGAGTATTGGCCTGATGACATGAATCAGTTCAATGAAATCAATTGAAACTTTTATCTTTGCACAATGCTGTGTTTGTGACCTTCTTGTCAAGGGGTGGTTTCAGGAGGTAAAATAGTGCAATTACCTACTCTTTTAATTAGAAATGAGATGTTTGTGCAGGTAATTGTAGCAAGGTTATGATGGGAACTCCTGGTTCCATTTAGGCAACCGTATGGTTGATAAATAATGACTGTTTTTGACCTGGGGCAATTTAAGCATTTTGTGTGATAACTTATTTCTGTACTTAGCTAGGACTGACGCACATTGAGGTTGTGAaaatctaattaatattataccACTGGTTATTCAAACAGTATCACTTGCAGCACTAAGACGAGTGCTCATATACTtacattatattatttttaatgcACCCAAACTAAGCTACTTATACAACTTAATAACTGCAACAGGGTTACTGATTATCTTACATGCAATTAGAAAATGTTGACATAAAGTACAGCTGGGGTATATACATCAGACAGACGTCACCACTTAGATTTGGTATCAGTTTGTTTTTTTGCTATGAATGCTATTGCACAGGAAATTCTGTAAGCAGGAACTGCCAAAGTGTTTGTGTCTCAACAACTGGTAGTGCAGATGACAACCTGGGTGTACACTTGTTGTATACCAGGTACTAGGTTAACCGTACATCAACAATGGCTACACACCTGTGAAAAGAGGCAATAAAACTCCATCAGGAACCTGGTTTGTGAGGTGATTAGAATTATGTGGCAAATTATATTAACATATTGACAAGTGAAATCTTTGGACCATCTACGTAGTTACTACAAGTTTATGACTATAAAGGCTTTAGTGTTGTATACAGCAAAAGTTATCCAAATCTGGATCAAATAACCGTGCAAGCTTGTTTCGGCAAATTTCAATTTGATGAAAGAGAAAGGCTGTACACTACTAAGTCAGAAAATGCATAAAACGtagaagcattaaaattgttGCGTCTCTGTATATCACACCAGCTTTAGAAAAATTTTGCAGGAAAGTTTTCATTGGTTAACATTTAGAATGTTTAGATGTTGTCTGAAATGTATATACAGTGTCATTCTGAAGTGGCCTAGCTGTAgcatgcaagcaaacaaagtcaCTCTATAGTAGCATTTGACCTTTGTAAGAACGTGACATGGTCATGACTGCATCCAGTATCACAGCAACCAATGATGATGCAAACTTTGGTAATTTTTTTACATAAAGTGTAAGTCAATTTCCAGTGGAAGTCATTTGTCTCCAAGTCATCACGATAGTCCACACTGCCTTGTGAAAACGACTAACTAGCTCAAGAGTCAATTCCAAAGTCCTGAAACATGGTTCAAACATGTTGAGTTCATTCGTTTACACAGCCAAAGAAAGCAAGAATTTACGAACTCCATCAAGTGAAATGATCAAATTCAATAAAGCTCTCGGTCTGATATTATAGTGCCTAAGCGTCTGAACACAACAGCTCTGAGTATTCCTATAACATTACTTGTATATTGATCTGCTCGTGAGCTATAGCTGTATTTTCCTTGCGCTTGCACATTACTAGAACGAAGTTTGGGGAGTTCACCTCATATCAAGTAAAGAAAATGTTTCAAAGTTCCGTTTGCCTATCAATTCTGGAGGGAGGTGTCTTGCACCTTGTACAAGTTCCAGGAAGACATTAATAATGAGATGTATAGTTATCTATAGACGCACGCTGAAGTGAAATCGACCTTATTAATCAAACTTTATTAGCTATAGCTAGGTCTAAGTAAAAGATCATGACAGTAACACCACCAATTGGTTGTGTCTATTTACAAGAAGATGCAATTATTAATTTGTCCCAGGAAACTAAAGAgcaataattgattaattaattaacgtacgTTACTTATGAATATTGAGTCTGACAATTCCCCAATCAGTGACAATTATTATCGTCAATTTCTGGCCTACAAAAAATAAAAGGTCTATGCATGCAATCCATACACAAATGAACAGATATTTATTACGTGTAATCCATACAGAAACATGCAGAGTCCAACGTTAACACGCAGCACCTGATCACCAGACGGAATTCCAAGTGCAGTCTCGTAGCTTCTAATTCCAGTTAACTCCCACTCTGTTTGCGGCGGCGAAAGCCCGCTGGCTATCGTCTATAAGCTATGCAAACTGCCGCTACTCACCGCTTCCGTCTAGCAGCTATGTATAACAAGGTGCACCAAGCAGCCACTGCTCAATTGCACTCTGCGTACGACTACAAGCAACAATGCGGAAAAGTACAGCACTGAGTGTTTTCATCCTTCTTCCCGGCTGCATGCTGGCTGTCACAGGATCAACCTTTTGGTGAGAATCATATTCCAACCACAGTAGCAGTAGCTGTATATCGATCTGCCTCAATCAGATCATACACAGTCATCTAGCTAGACTTTAGTCAGTTGgatgttgtatttgtatcCTGAAAGAACATCTACCTTTTTTTAGTAAGTAGATACATTACAGGTAGACATTTGAATCGATCTGCTTCGAGTTGTATAGATAGAACTAGTCCACAACTGTGCTTTCCAGATCTGATCCTAGTGATTCCAGTTTGTCACTAATGGAGATAATGTACTTTGCTCTTTACTTTGGTTAGAGCTTTATTGCAATTGTAGCCATCAAATTGTGGTACATTATCAACCCTCTCACTGTCAAACACACTTAGGTTTGGTCTAAAGATAATCACTGAATCTCTGATATCACAATGTGCATGTGAAGCTACGCCACTATACCATCTGCTGGTCTATCCATTGAGCATAACGGATGATATTGAGAGTCTGTTGCTACTTGGGAACCGGAAGAATACCAAACTACCTAATGTTTGTAGTAGCAAATGGCGCATTTGTACAATGTTGCTCCTGGCTATCTATCCGAGCATCTGATAATGAGCaatgtttacattgtgttgtatgtactTCAACCCTTAGAGGTTTCTCCTCCTTCTTTGTCTTGGTTATacacagtgtacagtacactatgTTCAAGGAGGCATAATATTAAAGACACAACTAAATAGCTAGTATTAGACATGGAAGATATAGGTTAGAAATATTGAGCATGTATGCATGGACAGTAATCATGCAAAGTTAGAGTTTCCAGTTATCATTAACTGATTGTCTATACCTTATTCAGGTCAACAATCTTAGATATTGGTGACAAGTGCAAAAAGCCTCAGCAGACTCATTTGTTGATTAAACTACTGAAGTTAAAGCCAACAGAGACTGAACTTGCTCCTTTCATCTGTCTTGGAATATCCAAGAGCTTGAAGGTATGCACAGAAGTCTTCTCTACAGATCGTTGGAACTGTTCACTAGAACCTACCAGTTTTCTCAAAGTCGTGACATCAGGTAAATTCGTCAGATCGTCTATACAATTGCCAATAGTGCATAAACAATGACAATACTATCTATCGTGCAGGCACCAAAGAGCAGGCATACATCTACTCATTTGTCAGTGCAGGAGTTGTGAAAGAAGTGGCACAAGCTTGTGCTGAAAACAAACTGCCTCATCAATGTCCATGCACGCTAGATCCTTCAACAACTGTGAGAGACCTACTATTACTATAATTAGGGTTAAATATCAATGTTTGAGTGTTATGTTGTATACTTTAGGGAAGGTACCATCAAACAGGTTGCCCTGACAATTACACCTATGGTAACTGGGTGGTAAAGAACATTCTGCAGCCAGTTATAAATGAgggcaacaacagcaaaacacGATATATAAATGGCCACAATATAAATGTGGGATCAGAGGTAATATAAAAGCAGCATTTTAAATGTCAATCAAAATCAAGTGATGTGTACTTTTTTAGTTTACAAAAAGAACTATCACAACAAAATGCACTTGTGAACCTTGGTACTCATGTAATGTCAGAATCTGCAGAAACTGTGTGAGGTCATTGTCTTATATCgaaaatcaaatcaaattcCAAAACAGCAACTTAAAAATCAGAAAACAGTTTCAGACCAGAAAAAGAAGGGACAAGCATATAGAGTTGCTCCATGAAAATGCATCTCCAGATTTCTGTTCACAAAACAATAGTACAGGCAGTTTGGGAACAACAGGTCGAGTCTGTGAAGACAACTGTGACCATCTCTGTTGTGGTCGAGGTCACTATACAAAGACTGTAATAAAGTTAAAGACAGTCTGTCGATTCCGATGGTGCTGCAGAGTTTTCTGTGACAAAGAGCTCACCAATGTGAAACAGCAAGAGTGCCAATGAGCACTGCCTTGGGAACCGAGCAGTCTTCAGTAAATGTAGTGTATTAAAATGACACATCTGCAAGATTAACGAAGCTATTCAGTTTATTTCTATGGAAGATACAGTAATGCTGAATTACACATATAGCATTGCTATGAActagatagacacacatatACAGGTACCGAGCTGTACCAGTTGCTTATGTTCTATTTATATTATAAACAATAGATCATACTCAATTTACATTGTGGGTAAATGGCATTCTTATTATTCCTCTCATATTCATAGACTATGTCACATTCTCATAATCTCACACACTCTAAAGAACTACTAATGCTACACCTA is a window of Corticium candelabrum chromosome 20, ooCorCand1.1, whole genome shotgun sequence DNA encoding:
- the LOC134195670 gene encoding RNA exonuclease 4-like — its product is MKSSRRKAKRTHGERSNCQKFILSRWRREQEPNYEPLTTEASTKQHVADHAPSWTELDSDGLRTPTDSDASEDLTLRGGELEKVLAMDCEMVSVGARKSAVARCSVVDYYGRVVFDEYIKPDDVITDYRTFVSGIRPRHMRCSITYQAARKRLERLLKGAILVGHSLHNDLNCLNLRHPVERVRDIAKFPALHLHAGFFRLPSLKNLTQLYLQRHIQEGEHCSIEDATAAMDLYRLVRNEWECGISITNSSALLEDEYWPDDMNQFNEIN
- the LOC134195773 gene encoding protein Wnt-11b-2-like yields the protein MRKSTALSVFILLPGCMLAVTGSTFWSTILDIGDKCKKPQQTHLLIKLLKLKPTETELAPFICLGISKSLKVCTEVFSTDRWNCSLEPTSFLKVVTSGTKEQAYIYSFVSAGVVKEVAQACAENKLPHQCPCTLDPSTTGRYHQTGCPDNYTYGNWVVKNILQPVINEGNNSKTRYINGHNINVGSEFTKRTITTKCTCEPWYSCNVRICRNCVRSLSYIENQIKFQNSNLKIRKQFQTRKRRDKHIELLHENASPDFCSQNNSTGSLGTTGRVCEDNCDHLCCGRGHYTKTVIKLKTVCRFRWCCRVFCDKELTNVKQQECQ